Proteins from a single region of Xenopus laevis strain J_2021 chromosome 9_10S, Xenopus_laevis_v10.1, whole genome shotgun sequence:
- the ras-dva2.S gene encoding small GTPase Ras-dva-2 S homeolog (The RefSeq protein has 4 substitutions compared to this genomic sequence), whose amino-acid sequence MSLSTKEKRQIRLVFLGAAGVGKTSLIRRFLQDTFDPKHRRTVEELHSTEYEATCGTQVRIEILDTSGSYEFPAMRKLNMKSGDAFALVYTMDDPDSFEMVKHLREEILEAKGDKSPQIVVVANKKDLGGDLKVSWEEALSTVELEWNYRLLETSAKENLNVTEVFTEVLREVNLPSRLSPALRRRRETIPNGVKYKPPMNMTNSCSIC is encoded by the coding sequence ATGTCACTGTCCACAAAGGAGAAGAGGCAGATCCGCCTGGTGTTTCTGGGGGCCGCTGGGGTGGGCAAGACTTCTCTTATCCGTCGCTTTCTCCAGGACACCTTTGACCCCAAGCACAGGCGCACGGTGGAAGAGTTGCACAGCACCGAGTATGAGGCTACCTGCGGCACCCAGGTGAGGATTGAGATCTTGGACACCAGCGGTAGCTACGAGTTCCCGGCCATGAGAAAGCTCAACATGAAGAGTGGAGACGCCTTTGCTTTAGTCTACACCACAGATGACCCAGACTCCTTCGAGATGGTGAAGCACCTGAGAGAGGAGATTCTGGAGGCCAAAGGGGATAAAAGCCCCCAAATTGTGGTGGTGGCAAACAAAAAGGACTTGGGGGGCGACCTGAAGGTGTCTTGGGAAGAGGCGCTCTCAACAGTGGAACTGGAGTGGAACTACCGACTACTGGAAACTTCTGCCAAGGAGAATCTAAACGTGACCGAAGTCTTCACCGAGGTTCTCAGAGAGGTCAACTTGCCCAGTCGGCTAAGTCCGGcactgaggaggaggagggagaccATCCCTAATGGGGAAAACTATAAACCCCCCATGAACAAGACCAACAGCTGCAGCATCTGCTGA